The Cylindrospermopsis curvispora GIHE-G1 genome contains a region encoding:
- the hrmK gene encoding hybrid histidine kinase/response regulator HrmK, translated as MYKYSNLPKRNPRIDKTSKLLRTIQQQGYDLWLEKHLNRLQLSLNFCLFTAVNTPLSTSEPSTQEAKMAESQILQTLLNEVYTALNFHGLGIESLTVYIAECKPQENMARIVLMCNSPTPISPPSLSQTTSRWNLESHIGLPDLLEMEKHNPPLAWRFPDDSTGVTKWLIALHPLSDLSGLAKPQFSPLHWRSQFIQKAIKYSWTYLIQTQKIQTLKYSYQSLLQFNYNLERKNKLKNQFLANTSHEIRTPLTSIIGFTELLLAQGYEAERERHQEYLQIIQSSGKHLLSLINDILDLSKIEANQLEVQWEVANIPSLCKSVLALVKEKAGDKGLKLQLEINEDVNTLLVDPLRLKQMLLNLLFNAIKFTNVGSVGLRVVLKDSWLRFTVWDTGVGISGEDLSLLFRPYTQLVNTINTQLDKNHGTGLGLIVTKQLAEIHGGSIEVRSQLNQGSEFTIILPLKSERTTQILEIQPEQDLELIDKTLDHLINTPTNIQKINHCTILLVENDLNNSELIKTYLNRLGYQVIHVKTATEMWVNLPQVQPTIILMDLKLPDGNGLNLVSEIRKDPRYQNIPIIAQTAMAMKGDREICLASGFTHYIPKPINLTNLGAILEKCQNP; from the coding sequence ATGTACAAATACTCAAACTTACCAAAAAGAAATCCTCGGATAGATAAAACCTCGAAACTTTTACGCACCATCCAACAACAAGGATACGATTTGTGGTTGGAAAAACACTTGAATAGGTTACAACTTAGTCTAAATTTTTGCTTGTTCACAGCAGTTAATACACCTTTAAGCACGAGTGAACCTAGTACCCAGGAGGCAAAAATGGCTGAGTCCCAGATTTTGCAAACTCTGCTTAATGAGGTTTATACTGCTTTGAATTTTCACGGGTTGGGTATTGAAAGTCTTACTGTATATATAGCTGAGTGTAAACCTCAAGAGAATATGGCTAGAATTGTCTTGATGTGTAATTCACCCACACCAATTTCACCTCCATCCCTGTCGCAAACAACCTCCAGATGGAATTTGGAATCCCATATTGGTCTCCCCGATCTCCTGGAAATGGAAAAGCACAATCCTCCCCTAGCTTGGCGTTTTCCTGATGATTCTACTGGTGTGACCAAATGGCTAATTGCTCTTCATCCCCTATCTGATTTATCTGGTCTTGCTAAACCTCAATTTTCTCCCTTGCACTGGCGATCGCAGTTTATTCAAAAAGCCATTAAATATTCCTGGACTTATTTAATACAAACTCAAAAAATTCAGACTTTAAAATATTCTTATCAGTCCCTATTACAGTTTAATTACAACCTAGAACGTAAAAATAAACTTAAAAATCAATTTTTGGCAAACACTAGTCACGAAATCAGAACCCCCTTGACTTCGATTATTGGATTTACTGAGTTATTATTAGCCCAAGGTTACGAAGCGGAAAGAGAACGCCATCAAGAATATTTACAGATTATTCAATCCAGCGGTAAGCATTTATTGAGTTTAATCAATGACATTTTAGATCTTTCCAAAATAGAAGCCAATCAGTTAGAAGTGCAATGGGAAGTAGCTAATATACCATCATTGTGTAAAAGCGTTTTAGCCCTGGTGAAGGAAAAAGCAGGAGATAAGGGTTTAAAATTACAATTAGAAATCAATGAGGATGTGAACACTCTGTTGGTGGATCCTCTACGACTGAAGCAGATGCTATTAAATCTATTGTTTAATGCTATAAAGTTTACTAATGTAGGAAGTGTGGGTTTACGGGTTGTTCTTAAAGATTCATGGTTGAGATTTACAGTATGGGATACGGGAGTTGGCATTTCTGGGGAAGACCTGTCCTTACTGTTTCGTCCCTATACCCAACTAGTAAATACCATAAATACCCAACTTGATAAAAATCATGGCACCGGTTTAGGATTGATTGTCACCAAACAACTGGCGGAAATTCATGGGGGTAGTATTGAGGTGCGATCGCAATTAAATCAAGGTTCTGAATTTACTATTATTCTACCTCTCAAATCTGAGAGAACTACCCAAATACTAGAAATTCAACCAGAACAAGACCTAGAACTAATTGACAAAACTCTTGACCACCTAATTAATACTCCAACCAATATTCAAAAAATCAATCACTGCACAATATTACTAGTAGAAAATGATCTAAATAATAGTGAACTCATAAAGACTTATCTAAATAGATTAGGTTATCAAGTCATACACGTAAAAACTGCCACAGAAATGTGGGTAAATTTACCACAAGTGCAACCGACAATCATCTTAATGGATTTGAAATTGCCAGATGGTAACGGACTGAACTTAGTATCAGAAATCAGAAAAGACCCCAGATATCAGAACATTCCTATCATTGCTCAAACAGCAATGGCCATGAAGGGAGACAGAGAAATATGTCTAGCTTCCGGTTTCACCCACTATATTCCTAAACCCATAAATTTGACAAATCTCGGTGCTATACTGGAAAAGTGCCAGAACCCCTAG
- the gvpA gene encoding gas vesicle structural protein GvpA, translating to MAVEKTNSSSSLAEVIDRILDKGIVVDAWVRVSLVGIELLAVEARIVIASVETYLKYAEAVGLTQSAAVPA from the coding sequence ATGGCAGTTGAAAAAACCAATTCTTCCTCCAGCTTGGCAGAAGTAATCGACAGAATCCTAGACAAAGGTATCGTAGTAGATGCTTGGGTTCGTGTTTCCTTAGTAGGTATTGAACTATTGGCGGTTGAAGCTCGTATCGTTATCGCTTCCGTAGAAACCTACTTGAAGTATGCAGAAGCAGTAGGATTGACCCAATCCGCAGCTGTACCTGCTTAA
- the gvpF gene encoding gas vesicle protein GvpF — MSSNGLYLYGILPKPLTQDLTLEGLDKQPVKTQDVNGFVFLYSHALQKQYLASRRNLLAHERVLEQVMQEGCPTLLPLRFGLVVKDWQEISNQLINPSQNQLHQLFEKLAGQREVSVKILWDTKSELQMMMDSNPDLKQQRDAMEGKNLSMDEVIQIGQLIESNLMERKEAIIQVFREQLQPFAKDVVENEPMMEEMIYNAAFLIPWDTESAFSDRVESIDKLFGDRLRIRYNNFTAPYTFAQLSPS; from the coding sequence ATGAGTAGCAATGGACTTTACTTATATGGTATTTTACCAAAACCATTAACACAGGATTTAACATTGGAGGGTTTGGATAAGCAACCAGTTAAAACTCAGGATGTGAATGGGTTTGTTTTTTTATATTCTCATGCTCTCCAAAAGCAGTATTTGGCTTCCCGACGTAATTTGTTAGCTCACGAGAGAGTTTTAGAACAGGTTATGCAAGAGGGGTGTCCGACTCTTTTACCTTTGCGCTTTGGACTGGTTGTAAAAGATTGGCAGGAAATTTCTAATCAATTAATTAATCCATCCCAAAATCAACTACACCAGCTGTTTGAGAAACTAGCAGGACAAAGAGAAGTCAGTGTGAAGATACTTTGGGATACTAAATCAGAGCTGCAAATGATGATGGATTCTAATCCTGACTTAAAGCAGCAACGGGACGCTATGGAAGGGAAGAATTTAAGTATGGATGAGGTGATTCAAATTGGACAACTTATTGAAAGTAATTTGATGGAACGCAAAGAGGCAATAATTCAGGTTTTTCGAGAACAACTACAACCATTTGCTAAAGATGTGGTCGAAAATGAACCCATGATGGAAGAGATGATCTATAATGCGGCATTTTTAATTCCTTGGGATACTGAATCCGCATTTAGCGATCGCGTGGAGTCTATTGACAAACTATTCGGCGATCGCCTACGTATCAGGTACAATAATTTTACAGCTCCCTATACATTTGCCCAATTGTCGCCATCATGA
- a CDS encoding gas vesicle protein K has translation MEMAITPFDQSQDFLPPASGTKKEAGLAPLLLTVLELVRQLMEAQVIRRMEENCLSDLQLEQAAESLQKLESQVLHLCEVFDVDPAELNVNLGDFGTLLPHKGSYYPGEEGTQPSVLELLDRLLNTGVVVDGEVDLGLANLDLIHAKLQLVLTSKPI, from the coding sequence ATGGAAATGGCTATCACTCCATTTGATCAGTCCCAGGACTTCTTGCCACCCGCTTCTGGTACCAAGAAGGAAGCGGGTTTGGCTCCCTTGCTATTAACGGTTTTGGAACTAGTGCGCCAATTAATGGAGGCTCAGGTAATTCGTCGTATGGAGGAGAATTGTTTGAGCGACTTGCAGTTGGAGCAAGCTGCAGAAAGTTTACAAAAACTAGAATCTCAGGTTCTCCATCTGTGTGAGGTATTTGATGTTGATCCAGCTGAATTGAATGTGAATTTGGGGGATTTTGGCACGCTCCTACCGCATAAGGGTTCCTATTATCCTGGAGAGGAGGGAACCCAACCTAGCGTGCTGGAACTGTTGGATCGTCTTCTCAATACAGGGGTTGTTGTTGATGGGGAAGTAGATTTGGGACTGGCTAATTTAGATTTAATTCATGCCAAATTACAGCTGGTTTTAACTTCAAAACCAATTTAG
- a CDS encoding gas vesicle protein GvpG, with protein sequence MLMKLLLSPVMGPINGVVWIAEKIQERTNTEFDDQENLHKKLLNLQLSFDLGEIGEEEFEEQEEEILLQIQALEEEKASLEQEEYLNEEEEDLIEEPQFNNISTPTIAEEDKTLVLSR encoded by the coding sequence ATGTTGATGAAACTGTTGCTATCACCCGTAATGGGTCCGATTAATGGGGTAGTATGGATTGCCGAAAAAATCCAAGAACGCACCAATACTGAATTTGATGATCAAGAAAACCTGCACAAAAAATTATTAAACTTGCAGTTATCATTTGATCTAGGGGAAATTGGCGAGGAAGAATTTGAGGAACAAGAGGAAGAAATACTTCTCCAAATCCAGGCCTTAGAAGAAGAAAAGGCCAGTTTAGAACAGGAGGAGTACCTAAATGAGGAAGAAGAAGATTTGATCGAAGAACCCCAATTCAATAATATAAGTACACCCACAATTGCGGAAGAAGATAAAACCTTAGTCTTATCGCGTTAA
- a CDS encoding gas vesicle protein, giving the protein MNSPILPTRSQVSSGQVIKTSTQGSTLADILERVLDKGIVIAGDISVSIASTELLHIRIRLLIASVDKAKEMGINWWEGDPYLSSKAQGLIEENRELRGRLANLESQINLLTSDIAKTSVEKPELEDNLNRDDKTQELSEEITPISVDQEELEEYTIVSEKLPENLQENTDYIGGFNQQDLVSEETETSQPDTQAVVVLDDEIG; this is encoded by the coding sequence GTGAATTCCCCAATACTACCAACACGTTCCCAGGTAAGCTCCGGTCAAGTTATTAAAACTTCCACCCAAGGTTCGACACTAGCGGACATTCTGGAAAGAGTTTTAGACAAGGGTATTGTTATTGCTGGCGATATTTCTGTGTCTATTGCCTCTACTGAGCTTCTACACATTCGGATTCGCTTATTAATTGCTTCCGTTGATAAAGCCAAGGAGATGGGTATTAATTGGTGGGAGGGTGATCCTTACCTCAGTAGTAAGGCTCAGGGTTTAATTGAGGAAAACAGGGAACTCAGGGGACGTTTAGCTAATTTAGAGTCACAAATAAACCTGCTAACCTCTGATATAGCCAAAACCTCAGTTGAAAAACCAGAATTAGAGGACAATCTGAATCGTGATGATAAAACTCAGGAGCTGAGTGAGGAAATTACGCCAATATCTGTAGACCAGGAGGAACTAGAGGAATATACTATAGTATCAGAGAAACTTCCGGAAAATCTCCAAGAGAATACTGATTATATTGGGGGTTTTAATCAACAGGATCTTGTTTCAGAAGAGACGGAAACCAGTCAACCAGACACTCAAGCTGTTGTAGTATTGGATGATGAGATTGGTTAA
- the larE gene encoding ATP-dependent sacrificial sulfur transferase LarE, with product MTLTEKLEKLKTLFAEMGHALIAYSGGVDSTLVAKVAHEVLGDRAVAVTAVSPSLLPEELTEATAQAATIGITHKIVHTQEMANPNYTSNPVNRCYFCKSELHDTLKPLALEWGYSYVIDGVNADDLKDYRPGIQAAKERGARSPLAEIGITKMEVRQLSQQLALPWWNKPAQPCLSSRFPYGEEITIEKLQRVGRAEIYLKTLGWEDLRVRSEGETARIELPPEKIKDFVLKTDLPTLVTTLENLGFIYVTLDLEGYQSGKLNRVLTRQDFVLPKKES from the coding sequence ATGACACTCACAGAAAAATTAGAAAAATTAAAGACCTTATTTGCCGAAATGGGACATGCTTTAATAGCCTATTCCGGAGGAGTTGATAGCACACTAGTAGCCAAGGTTGCTCATGAAGTATTAGGCGATCGCGCGGTAGCGGTAACTGCAGTATCCCCATCTTTACTACCGGAAGAGTTAACAGAAGCTACTGCACAAGCAGCAACCATTGGGATAACCCATAAAATTGTCCATACTCAAGAGATGGCCAATCCCAACTACACGTCCAATCCAGTTAACCGGTGCTACTTTTGTAAAAGTGAATTACATGACACGCTCAAACCCCTAGCATTAGAATGGGGATACAGTTATGTGATTGATGGGGTAAACGCTGACGATCTCAAAGACTACAGACCGGGAATTCAAGCTGCAAAAGAAAGGGGAGCAAGATCACCCCTAGCAGAAATAGGAATTACTAAAATGGAAGTGCGTCAACTTTCCCAACAATTAGCACTACCCTGGTGGAACAAACCCGCCCAACCCTGTCTAAGTTCCCGATTCCCCTACGGAGAAGAAATCACCATAGAAAAATTACAACGTGTGGGGAGAGCAGAAATATATTTAAAAACTTTGGGTTGGGAAGACCTGCGAGTCAGATCGGAAGGGGAAACCGCCAGAATTGAACTCCCACCGGAAAAAATCAAGGATTTCGTCCTCAAGACAGACCTACCTACCCTAGTAACCACTCTGGAAAATCTAGGATTTATTTACGTCACCTTAGATTTAGAAGGTTATCAGAGTGGTAAGCTGAATCGAGTCTTGACAAGACAGGATTTCGTCCTTCCAAAAAAAGAATCCTGA
- the gvpC gene encoding gas vesicle protein GvpC, translated as MVALLQKIRLENQSIFQEVNDFLSTRKSNRLAQAQKQAEDLSQFRQQLEQEIDQFLAKTAQARQAQAQAQSQELHQFRSQLEQETNEFLTKTTQARHAQAQNQAAALDAFHKELEQRTEVFLANTAKARIAQAQKQAAELSAFHKELEQKTSAFLADTAKVRIEEAQKQAAELSAFHKELEQKTSAFLTATTSDRAAKAAAQKEALRQFRQDLFLSVIGV; from the coding sequence ATGGTCGCTTTGTTGCAAAAAATCCGACTGGAAAATCAGTCAATATTTCAAGAGGTCAACGATTTTCTTTCCACAAGGAAAAGTAATAGACTTGCGCAAGCTCAGAAGCAAGCCGAGGATTTAAGCCAATTTCGCCAACAACTAGAGCAAGAAATTGATCAGTTCTTAGCAAAAACCGCTCAAGCTCGTCAAGCTCAAGCTCAGGCTCAGTCTCAAGAATTACATCAGTTCCGCTCCCAGCTAGAGCAAGAAACCAATGAGTTTTTGACAAAGACCACTCAAGCTCGCCATGCTCAAGCTCAAAATCAAGCAGCGGCTTTGGATGCTTTCCATAAAGAATTGGAGCAAAGAACAGAAGTGTTTCTAGCAAATACAGCGAAGGCTCGCATTGCCCAAGCTCAGAAACAGGCAGCGGAATTAAGCGCGTTCCACAAAGAACTAGAGCAAAAAACTAGTGCTTTCTTAGCAGATACAGCGAAAGTTCGTATTGAAGAAGCTCAAAAGCAAGCAGCCGAGTTAAGTGCTTTCCACAAAGAACTAGAGCAAAAGACTAGTGCTTTCTTGACAGCTACAACTAGTGACCGCGCTGCCAAAGCAGCTGCCCAAAAAGAGGCACTGCGTCAGTTCCGCCAAGATCTATTTTTGAGTGTTATTGGTGTGTAA
- the ctpC gene encoding carboxyl-terminal processing protease CtpC, whose translation MVITKSRLVLGATAVAVSTIAVAGLGIHCRGQALFQSSPKELIDEVWQIVNRQYVDGSFNQVNWQAVRQEYLSKSYGDKQTAYKSIREMLKRLGDPYTRFMDPDEFKNMQVDTSGELTGIGITISQDEKTKQLVVIAPIEDTPAFKVGILARDVILEINGKTTQGMDTNRAVSLIRGEPGTKVRLKISRNGKTKIFDITRARIEIHPVKFSQKQTPAGNIGYIRLNQFSANASKEMRGAIENLEASLVDGYILDLRGNPGGLLYTSIDIARMWLDKGTIVSTIDRQGEKQREAARDRALTDKPLVVLVDKGSASASEILSGALQDNKRAMVVGTQTFGKGLVQSVRPLRDGSGLAVTIAKYHTPAGRDINKHGIDPDVVVDLTDAQRQNLWVKEREKLATLEDPQFAKALDILGKEIAKNP comes from the coding sequence ATGGTAATTACAAAAAGTAGACTTGTTCTAGGTGCTACAGCTGTGGCTGTTTCTACAATTGCGGTCGCTGGTCTTGGTATTCACTGCCGTGGTCAGGCCTTGTTTCAGTCAAGTCCCAAGGAACTGATAGATGAGGTTTGGCAAATTGTAAACCGCCAATATGTTGACGGTAGTTTTAATCAGGTCAATTGGCAAGCTGTTCGTCAAGAGTACTTAAGCAAGTCCTACGGTGATAAACAGACAGCCTATAAGTCAATTCGCGAAATGCTCAAACGGTTAGGAGACCCCTACACTCGATTTATGGACCCGGATGAGTTTAAAAATATGCAAGTTGATACATCCGGTGAGCTAACAGGTATTGGCATAACTATCAGTCAAGACGAAAAAACTAAACAACTAGTTGTGATTGCTCCTATTGAAGATACACCAGCATTTAAGGTGGGTATCTTAGCAAGAGATGTAATTTTAGAGATTAATGGTAAAACCACTCAGGGTATGGATACCAATCGGGCCGTCTCTTTAATTCGCGGCGAACCGGGAACAAAGGTCAGATTGAAAATCTCGCGAAATGGAAAGACTAAAATATTTGATATTACTAGGGCCAGAATTGAAATTCACCCGGTTAAATTTTCTCAAAAACAAACCCCAGCAGGTAATATTGGTTATATTCGCCTCAATCAATTTAGTGCCAATGCTAGCAAGGAAATGAGAGGTGCTATTGAAAATTTAGAAGCTAGTCTGGTTGATGGCTATATATTAGACTTACGAGGTAATCCGGGTGGACTCCTATATACAAGTATAGACATTGCTCGCATGTGGTTAGATAAGGGAACTATTGTATCTACTATTGACCGACAGGGGGAAAAGCAACGAGAAGCAGCTAGAGATCGGGCCTTAACTGATAAACCTTTAGTTGTATTGGTAGATAAAGGATCCGCCAGTGCTAGTGAAATTCTTTCTGGGGCCCTACAAGATAATAAACGGGCAATGGTGGTAGGTACACAAACCTTCGGCAAAGGTTTAGTTCAATCAGTCCGTCCTTTACGGGATGGGTCGGGACTAGCAGTTACTATTGCTAAGTACCATACCCCCGCTGGTAGAGATATTAATAAGCATGGTATTGATCCCGATGTCGTTGTGGATTTAACCGATGCCCAAAGACAAAATTTGTGGGTGAAGGAACGGGAAAAGCTGGCAACCTTGGAAGATCCCCAATTTGCTAAAGCATTAGACATTTTGGGCAAGGAAATAGCCAAAAATCCCTAG
- the psaX gene encoding photosystem I protein PsaX, with protein MTSKTKETKPSYVFRASWAILLLAINFLVAAYYFHIIE; from the coding sequence ATGACTTCTAAAACAAAAGAAACCAAACCCAGTTATGTTTTCCGGGCCAGTTGGGCTATACTGCTACTCGCTATCAACTTTTTAGTAGCAGCTTATTATTTCCATATTATTGAGTAG
- the gvpN gene encoding gas vesicle protein GvpN, with the protein MAVSNINNQKRAILRVRPGQFVMTPAIEKVALRALLYLRSGFPVHLRGPAGTGKTTLALHLAHCLDRPVMLLFGDDEFKSSDLIGSESGYTHKKLLDNYIHSVVKIEDEFRQNWMDSRLTLACREGFTLVYDEFNRSRPEVNNVLLSALEEKILSLPPSSNQPEYLHVNPQFRVIFTSNPEEYCGVHSTQDALMDRLVTINMPEPEELTQTEILVQKTNIDKQSASFIVDLVRSFRLATHAEKTSGLRAGLMIAKVCADNDILVAAEDPTFREIAMDILFNRSSLPVADCTDIFMDLLNLDEPELPIEKELNGHRTEEENGHTAIPIEEIEGLVTTKVVPFEKEVYNYLLQKRSESVNGIKKFLNSEYHTALNALRSLEQKGLVSKNKRIYTI; encoded by the coding sequence ATGGCTGTCAGCAACATTAACAATCAGAAAAGAGCAATTCTTCGGGTTCGTCCAGGTCAGTTCGTGATGACACCTGCTATTGAGAAGGTGGCCTTGCGGGCTTTGCTCTATTTGAGATCTGGTTTCCCTGTGCACCTGCGTGGTCCTGCTGGTACAGGTAAAACTACTTTAGCCTTACATTTAGCTCATTGCTTAGATAGACCAGTAATGTTGCTTTTTGGGGATGATGAGTTTAAAAGTTCGGATTTAATTGGCAGTGAGTCCGGTTACACCCATAAGAAGCTTTTAGATAATTATATCCATAGCGTTGTCAAGATTGAGGACGAATTTAGGCAAAACTGGATGGATTCTAGACTAACTTTGGCTTGTCGCGAAGGGTTCACGTTAGTCTACGATGAATTCAACCGGTCCCGCCCAGAAGTAAATAACGTGTTGCTTTCAGCCTTAGAAGAAAAAATTCTCAGTTTGCCACCCAGCAGTAACCAGCCTGAGTATCTTCATGTTAACCCTCAGTTCCGGGTTATTTTCACCTCTAATCCAGAAGAGTACTGTGGGGTCCATTCCACACAGGACGCGCTGATGGATAGATTGGTAACCATTAACATGCCAGAACCTGAGGAGCTAACTCAAACGGAAATATTGGTTCAAAAAACAAATATAGATAAACAATCTGCCAGTTTTATTGTGGATTTAGTTAGGTCATTTAGACTAGCTACCCACGCGGAGAAAACCTCTGGATTGCGTGCTGGTTTGATGATTGCTAAGGTTTGTGCTGACAACGATATTTTGGTCGCAGCAGAAGATCCTACCTTCCGTGAGATTGCTATGGATATTCTGTTCAATCGTAGCAGCTTGCCTGTTGCAGACTGTACAGATATTTTTATGGATCTGCTGAACTTAGATGAACCAGAATTGCCCATAGAAAAAGAATTGAATGGTCATAGGACTGAAGAAGAAAATGGTCATACTGCCATACCAATTGAGGAGATTGAGGGGTTAGTTACAACCAAGGTAGTTCCCTTTGAAAAAGAAGTTTATAACTACCTCTTACAAAAAAGAAGCGAGTCCGTCAATGGGATTAAAAAATTCCTAAACTCGGAATATCACACCGCCCTCAATGCTTTGCGATCTTTAGAGCAGAAAGGTTTGGTGAGTAAAAACAAACGTATTTACACTATTTAA
- a CDS encoding branched-chain amino acid ABC transporter permease, with product MDAQLAQLIINGIAVGSIIALAAVGLTLTYGILRISNFAHGDFLTLGAYFTWVINGWGMNIWLSMVVAAILTVIAMLLTEKILWSRMRILRATSTTLIIISIGLALFVRNGIIFLWGGKNQNYNLPVIQALDIGGLKIPQNQLLVLVLAILAILFLHYILQNTKIGKAMRAVADDLDLARVSGINVERVILWTWIIAGSLTSLGGSMYGLITAVRPNMGWFLILPLFASVILGGIGNPYGAIFAALIIGIVQEVSTPWLGSQYKQGVALLIMILVLLIRPKGLFKGTV from the coding sequence ATGGATGCACAACTAGCTCAATTAATTATTAATGGAATTGCAGTAGGTAGTATTATTGCCTTAGCAGCAGTGGGACTAACACTCACTTATGGAATTTTAAGAATATCGAATTTTGCCCATGGGGACTTTTTAACGTTAGGGGCATATTTTACCTGGGTTATAAACGGGTGGGGAATGAACATTTGGTTATCAATGGTTGTTGCAGCCATATTAACCGTGATAGCGATGTTACTAACGGAGAAGATATTGTGGTCAAGAATGAGAATATTACGTGCCACATCTACCACCCTGATTATCATCTCCATTGGACTGGCCCTATTTGTCCGTAACGGGATTATTTTTCTTTGGGGGGGTAAAAACCAAAATTATAATCTTCCGGTAATTCAGGCCCTGGACATAGGCGGTTTGAAAATACCACAAAATCAATTACTGGTTTTAGTCCTAGCCATACTAGCGATTCTATTCCTGCACTACATATTACAGAATACTAAAATTGGTAAGGCTATGCGAGCAGTAGCGGATGACCTAGATTTAGCCAGGGTTTCTGGGATTAACGTAGAACGAGTAATTCTTTGGACTTGGATCATTGCAGGTAGCTTGACCTCCCTGGGTGGTAGTATGTATGGTTTAATTACTGCTGTTCGTCCCAACATGGGCTGGTTTTTGATTTTACCCTTATTTGCGTCAGTAATTTTAGGGGGAATTGGCAACCCTTATGGTGCCATATTTGCTGCTCTTATTATTGGCATTGTTCAGGAAGTGAGCACTCCCTGGTTAGGATCCCAGTATAAGCAAGGAGTTGCCTTGTTAATTATGATTTTAGTTTTACTCATTCGTCCCAAAGGACTCTTTAAAGGAACAGTTTAG
- the gvpA gene encoding gas vesicle structural protein GvpA, translating to MAVEKTNSSSSLAEVIDRILDKGIVVDAWVRVSLVGIELLAVEARIVIASVETYLKYAEAVGLTQSAAVPA from the coding sequence ATGGCAGTTGAAAAAACCAACTCTTCCTCCAGCTTGGCAGAAGTAATCGACAGAATCCTAGACAAAGGTATCGTAGTAGATGCTTGGGTTCGTGTTTCCTTGGTAGGTATCGAACTATTAGCAGTTGAAGCTCGTATCGTTATCGCTTCCGTAGAAACCTACTTGAAGTATGCAGAAGCAGTAGGGTTAACCCAATCCGCAGCTGTACCTGCTTAA
- a CDS encoding gas vesicle protein has protein sequence MKSIPNAAMSRAKISTMPRTKTDASSQLDLYKMVTEKQRIQRELLSLKERTAILQRRLDLLNSQIESTEQSIYVSRQPRLSSRILSKLNTHNDIPSYSTFEIEY, from the coding sequence ATGAAAAGCATTCCCAACGCTGCCATGTCTAGGGCCAAAATTAGCACCATGCCCAGAACCAAAACTGATGCTTCTAGCCAATTAGATCTTTATAAAATGGTCACGGAAAAACAACGTATCCAAAGAGAATTACTAAGTCTTAAAGAACGAACTGCTATCCTTCAAAGGCGATTAGACCTTCTTAATAGCCAAATAGAATCAACAGAGCAGAGCATCTATGTGTCCCGTCAACCCCGTTTGAGTTCTCGTATACTATCTAAACTAAATACCCACAATGACATTCCTAGTTACAGCACTTTTGAAATTGAATATTAG
- the gvpA gene encoding gas vesicle structural protein GvpA, translating to MAVEKTNSSSSLAEVIDRILDKGIVVDAWVRVSLVGIELLAVEARIVIASVETYLKYAEAVGLTQSAAVPA from the coding sequence ATGGCAGTTGAAAAAACCAATTCTTCCTCCAGCTTGGCAGAAGTAATCGACAGAATCCTAGACAAAGGTATCGTAGTAGATGCTTGGGTTCGTGTTTCCTTAGTAGGTATTGAACTATTGGCGGTTGAAGCTCGTATCGTTATCGCTTCCGTAGAAACCTACTTGAAGTATGCAGAAGCAGTAGGATTGACCCAGTCCGCAGCTGTACCTGCTTAA
- the gvpA gene encoding gas vesicle structural protein GvpA, translating to MAVEKTNSSSSLAEVIDRILDKGIVVDAWVRVSLVGIELLAVEARIVIASVETYLKYAEAVGLTQSAAVPA from the coding sequence ATGGCAGTTGAAAAAACTAATTCTTCCTCCAGCTTGGCAGAAGTAATCGACAGAATCCTAGACAAAGGTATCGTAGTAGATGCTTGGGTTCGTGTTTCCTTAGTAGGTATTGAACTATTGGCGGTTGAAGCTCGTATCGTTATCGCTTCCGTAGAAACCTACTTGAAGTATGCAGAAGCAGTAGGATTGACCCAATCCGCAGCTGTACCTGCTTAA